In Carya illinoinensis cultivar Pawnee chromosome 16, C.illinoinensisPawnee_v1, whole genome shotgun sequence, a single window of DNA contains:
- the LOC122299169 gene encoding eukaryotic initiation factor 4A-2, with translation MASSAPEGSQFDARQFDAKMNELLGADGQEFFTSYDEVYDSFDAMGLQENLLRGIYAYGFEKPSAIQQRGIVPFCKGLDVIQQAQSGTGKTATFCSGILQQLDYGLVECQALVLAPTRELAQQIEKVMRALGDYLGVKVHACVGGTSVREDQRILSAGVHVVVGTPGRVFDMLRRQSLRPDYIKMFVLDEADEMLSRGFKDQIYDIFQLLPPKIQVGVFSATMPPEALEITRKFMNKPVRILVKRDELTLEGIKQFYVNVDKEEWKLETLCDLYETLAITQSVIFVNTRRKVDWLTDKMRGRDHTVSATHGDMDQNTRDIIMREFRSGSSRVLITTDLLARGIDVQQVSLVINYDLPTQPENYLHRIGRSGRFGRKGVAINFVTTDDERMLFDIQKFYNVVIEELPANVADLL, from the exons ATGGCTAGTTCGGCACCTGAGGGATCGCAATTTGATGCTCGTCAGTTTGATGCTAAAATGAATGAGTT ACTTGGAGCCGATGGGCAAGAGTTCTTCACGTCATATGATGAGGTTTATGACAGTTTTGATGCTATGGGATTGCAAGAGAACCTCTTAAGAGGAATCTATGCTTATG GTTTTGAGAAGCCCTCTGCAATTCAGCAAAGGGGGATTGTTCCTTTCTGCAAGGGTCTTGATGTGATTCAACAAGCACAGTCTGGAACTGGAAAAACGGCTACTTTTTGTTCTGGAATTTTACAGCAGCTTGACTATGGTTTGGTTGAATGCCAGGCCTTGGTTCTTGCTCCTACTAGAGAACTTGCACAACAGATTGAGAAGGTCATGCGTGCCCTAGGTGACTATTTGGGTGTCAAGGTTCATGCCTGTGTTGGCGGAACAAGTGTTCGTGAGGATCAACGAATTCTTTCTGCCGGGGTCCATGTTGTTGTTGGTACCCCTGGTCGTGTGTTTGACATGCTGCGGAGGCAATCACTGCGCCCTGATTACATTAAGATGTTTGTGCTAGACGAAGCAGATGAAATGCTTTCACGAGGATTCAAGGATCAG ATCTATGATATCTTCCAGCTGCTGCCACCAAAAATTCAGGTTGGGGTTTTCTCTGCAACAATGCCGCCTGAGGCCCTTGAGATCACCAGAAAGTTCATGAATAAGCCTGTGAGGATTCTGGTTAAACGTGATGAGCTCACCCTTGAAGGTATCAAGCAATTCTATGTCAATGTTGACAAGGAGGAATGGAAGCTTGAGACGCTTTGTGATCTTTATGAAACCTTGGCAATCACCCAAAGTGTCATCTTTGTGAACACCAGGCGCAAGGTCGATTGGCTGACAGACAAGATGCGTGGTCGTGATCACACAGTTTCTGCCACCCATGGAGACATGGACCAAAATACAAGGGACATCATCATGCGGGAATTCAGGTCTGGGTCCTCTCGTGTACTCATCACCACTGATCTCCTGGCCAGGGGTATTGATGTCCAGCAAGTCTCtcttgttataaattatgatCTTCCAACTCAGCCAGAGAACTACCTCCATCGAATTGGCCGTAGTGGACGGTTTGGGAGGAAGGGTGTTGCCATCAATTTTGTTACCACGGACGATGAGAGGATGCTCTTTGACATCCAGAAGTTCTATAATGTGGTGATTGAGGAGCTGCCAGCCAATGTTGCTGATCTCCTTTGA
- the LOC122298457 gene encoding uncharacterized protein LOC122298457: MEDNRSRPYGDGTMQMESYYGPPPPRPPVSYDLRSYSASYAQTQMGNNRELKLKKGKSASGSSSNSWVFGDPEFQRKKRVASYKMYSVEGKVKGSLRRSFRWLKVKYTQVVYGWW; this comes from the coding sequence ATGGAAGACAACAGATCAAGGCCGTATGGAGACGGGACGATGCAGATGGAGAGCTACTACGGCCCGCCACCACCTAGACCGCCCGTTTCCTATGACCTTAGGTCCTACAGTGCTTCCTATGCACAAACCCAGATGGGCAACAACAGGGAGTTGAAGCTCAAGAAGGGGAAGAGCGCTTCTGGGTCGTCTTCAAATTCTTGGGTTTTTGGTGACCCTGAATTCCAGAGGAAGAAGAGGGTTGCTAGCTATAAGATGTACTCTGTGGAAGGCAAAGTGAAGGGGTCCTTGCGGAGAAGCTTCAGGTGGCTTAAAGTTAAGTACACCCAGGTGGTTTATGGCTGGTGGTGA